TCGAGCGGCTGGCGGGCGAGCTGGGCGCCATCCTGGAGTACGTCGCCCAGCTCCAGCGGGTAGAGACCGCCGGAGTACCGCCCACGGCGCACGTGCTCGACCAGGTGAACGCGCTGCGGGAGGATGAGCCCGGACCCGGACTGGAGCGGGAGGTTCTCCTGGAAGAGGCGCCGGACCGGGAGGGCCCCTTCTGGCGGGTGCCGCGGGTGATCGGCGAGGGCGGCGAGAACGTGGGCGAGGGGGAGGAACGTTGAGCGGATCGGGCCGGGAACCCGGCCCCGGCGCGGGCGGCCGGGACGGGCTGGCCTGGCGGCCGGTGCACGAGCTGGCGGCGAGCGGGGCCAGCCGCCGCGAGATCGCGGAGCTCTTCGTGGAGCGGGCGGCGCGGCTCGACGGGAGGGTGCACGCCTTCCTGACGCAGACGCCGGAGCGGGCGCTGGAGGCGGCCGAGCGGGCCGACCGGGCGGGCGGCGGGCGGCCCAGCCCCTGGGCCGGCCTGCCCGTGGCGCTCAAGGA
This is a stretch of genomic DNA from Bacillota bacterium. It encodes these proteins:
- the gatC gene encoding Asp-tRNA(Asn)/Glu-tRNA(Gln) amidotransferase subunit GatC, with translation MAISPDEVRHVARLARLALDEGEVERLAGELGAILEYVAQLQRVETAGVPPTAHVLDQVNALREDEPGPGLEREVLLEEAPDREGPFWRVPRVIGEGGENVGEGEER